The following are encoded in a window of Streptomyces sp. Go-475 genomic DNA:
- a CDS encoding Tat pathway signal sequence domain protein: protein MRRTVLTVLALTGTAVLMGTGPAVASGTTAPSPAPATAAPTARPAESAVPAPSAEPTRPAESTAPAPSAEPARPAPSAEPTRAPAEDQVSVRPSGAPDTGVAAASQGSGSGGTAIGAGAAAVLALGGGTVFVVRRRRATGA, encoded by the coding sequence ATGCGCCGAACCGTCCTCACCGTCCTGGCCCTCACGGGCACCGCCGTACTGATGGGCACGGGGCCCGCGGTCGCGAGCGGTACGACGGCCCCGAGCCCGGCCCCGGCGACCGCGGCACCCACCGCCCGGCCGGCCGAGAGCGCCGTACCCGCGCCCAGCGCCGAACCGACCCGGCCGGCGGAGAGCACGGCCCCGGCGCCCAGTGCCGAACCGGCCCGTCCGGCGCCCAGTGCCGAACCGACCCGGGCACCGGCCGAGGACCAGGTCTCCGTCCGGCCGAGCGGCGCGCCCGACACCGGTGTGGCGGCGGCGTCCCAGGGGTCGGGGAGCGGCGGCACGGCGATCGGCGCGGGCGCCGCCGCGGTGCTCGCCCTCGGCGGCGGCACGGTCTTCGTCGTACGCCGCCGCCGGGCCACCGGGGCATGA
- a CDS encoding LysR substrate-binding domain-containing protein, with product MAVAEESHFGRAAARLGMAQPPLSQRIQRLEKHLGVRLFERTSRQVTITEAGTLLLAEAREVLARSEALMATARRIRDGETGLLRAALPPDLSGETVAALLAGFAEGAAGLEVELHELSTAQQLAAFAAHELDVGLIHHPSDVSGLELGPVLRRELGVLLPGDAAAAGLDEVPLASLTGHDLILFPRAAAPAVYDDLLTTCARNGYTPPAVRHAQGASFVRGLVLSARAVAFGPRDAHGDAEGEAPEGPSPGPPQGLPRNPASGVVWRPLTGAPLALRHSVAWPEGRGDPAVAAFAGAATHALRTTAGATPDLPSRPLHLRPASEYWL from the coding sequence GTGGCTGTTGCAGAAGAGTCACACTTCGGCCGGGCCGCGGCTCGCCTGGGCATGGCCCAGCCGCCCCTCTCGCAGCGCATCCAGCGCCTGGAGAAGCACCTGGGTGTCCGCCTCTTCGAGCGCACGAGCCGCCAGGTGACCATCACCGAGGCGGGGACGCTGCTGCTCGCCGAGGCGCGGGAGGTGCTGGCCCGCTCCGAGGCGCTGATGGCCACCGCGCGCCGCATCCGGGACGGCGAGACCGGCCTGCTGCGGGCCGCGCTGCCCCCGGACCTCTCCGGCGAGACGGTCGCCGCGCTGCTGGCGGGCTTCGCCGAGGGCGCCGCCGGCCTGGAGGTGGAACTGCACGAGCTGTCCACCGCCCAGCAACTGGCCGCCTTCGCCGCGCACGAACTGGACGTCGGGCTGATCCACCACCCCAGCGACGTCTCCGGCCTGGAGCTGGGACCGGTGCTGCGGCGGGAACTGGGCGTGCTGCTGCCGGGCGACGCGGCGGCGGCCGGGCTCGACGAGGTCCCGCTCGCCTCCCTCACCGGCCACGACCTGATCCTCTTCCCCCGCGCCGCCGCCCCCGCCGTCTACGACGACCTGCTGACCACCTGCGCCCGCAACGGTTACACCCCACCCGCCGTACGCCACGCGCAGGGCGCCAGCTTCGTCCGCGGGCTGGTGTTGTCGGCGCGGGCCGTGGCCTTCGGCCCGCGTGACGCGCACGGCGACGCGGAGGGGGAGGCCCCCGAGGGACCTTCCCCGGGACCGCCCCAGGGACTTCCCCGGAACCCGGCCTCCGGTGTCGTCTGGCGCCCCCTCACCGGGGCCCCGCTCGCCCTGCGGCACTCCGTCGCCTGGCCCGAGGGGCGTGGCGACCCCGCCGTGGCCGCCTTCGCCGGGGCCGCGACGCACGCGCTGCGCACCACCGCCGGCGCGACCCCCGACCTGCCCTCCCGCCCGCTCCATCTGCGCCCGGCCTCGGAGTACTGGCTGTGA
- a CDS encoding MoxR family ATPase, translating to MSTPLSRLDVAGDLLTLLRDTTTEPRPDTQLEALTLAVAADLPVLLWGEPGIGKTAALTQLATALDLPLTTVIASVHEPSDFSGLPIVGDDPAAQGVPMAPPDWAVRLVRAGRGLLFLDELSTAPPAVQAALLRLVLERRIGALRLPPGVRIVAAANPRSSAADGWELSPPLANRFVHLQWTHDAEVVVRGLGGIWPTATLPLLDPHKLPEAVDFARRAVCGLLTARPGLVHRLPSGEARRGGAWPSPRSWEMTLHLIAFATAAGSSRDVLSLLVRGTVGDGPGLELLASLDRMDLPDPETLLADPGGAELPQRGDLRQAALDAVVAAVRARPERSRWDAAWALLVRAVETGPPDVVVVPATTLAALRREDWDVPASIERLAGVVSLSRRADHAAARGTAKAGR from the coding sequence ATGAGCACTCCCCTCTCCCGACTCGACGTCGCCGGTGACCTGCTGACCCTGCTCCGGGACACCACCACCGAACCCCGCCCCGACACCCAGCTGGAGGCGTTGACCCTCGCCGTGGCCGCCGACCTGCCCGTGCTGCTGTGGGGCGAGCCCGGCATCGGCAAGACCGCGGCCCTCACCCAGCTCGCGACCGCCCTGGACCTGCCGCTGACCACGGTGATCGCGAGCGTGCACGAGCCGTCCGACTTCTCCGGGCTGCCGATCGTCGGCGACGACCCCGCCGCGCAGGGCGTCCCCATGGCCCCGCCGGACTGGGCCGTACGGCTGGTGCGGGCCGGGCGGGGGCTGCTGTTCCTCGACGAACTGTCCACCGCGCCGCCCGCCGTCCAGGCCGCCCTGCTCCGGCTCGTGCTGGAGCGGCGGATCGGGGCGCTGCGGCTGCCGCCCGGGGTGCGGATCGTGGCCGCCGCCAACCCGCGCTCCTCGGCCGCCGACGGCTGGGAACTGAGCCCGCCGCTCGCCAACCGCTTCGTCCACCTCCAGTGGACCCACGACGCCGAGGTCGTCGTCCGCGGCCTCGGCGGGATCTGGCCGACGGCGACCCTGCCGTTGCTCGACCCGCACAAGCTCCCGGAGGCCGTGGACTTCGCCCGCCGGGCCGTGTGCGGGCTGCTCACCGCGCGTCCCGGGCTCGTGCACCGGCTGCCCTCCGGGGAGGCCCGCCGGGGCGGGGCCTGGCCGTCCCCGCGCAGCTGGGAGATGACGCTGCACCTGATCGCCTTCGCGACCGCGGCCGGTTCGTCACGGGACGTGCTCTCCCTCCTGGTTCGGGGCACCGTCGGCGACGGCCCCGGCCTGGAACTGCTGGCGAGCCTGGACCGGATGGACCTCCCCGACCCGGAGACGCTGCTGGCCGACCCGGGCGGCGCGGAGCTGCCGCAGCGGGGCGATCTGCGCCAGGCCGCGCTGGACGCCGTCGTGGCCGCGGTCCGCGCCCGCCCGGAGCGGTCCCGCTGGGACGCGGCGTGGGCGCTCCTGGTCAGGGCGGTGGAGACCGGCCCCCCGGACGTGGTCGTCGTCCCCGCGACCACCCTCGCCGCACTGCGCCGCGAGGACTGGGACGTACCGGCGTCCATCGAGCGCCTCGCCGGGGTGGTGTCCCTGTCCCGGCGGGCGGACCACGCCGCGGCCCGCGGCACGGCGAAGGCGGGCCGATGA
- a CDS encoding serine hydrolase, with protein sequence MTDALARIHAAFADAGVTGRLHAVDIDTGAQLDAGADQPVCTASVHKLCLLVALHERAAQGALDLTEQVDCPPEGRTTGPTGLAAMLDGARLSLRDLAYLMMSVSDNAAADLLLGRVGLDAVNRTTARLGLTRTRAVHTFGELLATIKEDAGPGGAGALADPHVVTRLRALDPARTNRSTPRDMTRLLAAVWRDEACPPEHGAAIRRLLGLQVWPHRMASGFPFDDVHVAGKTGSLPTVRNEVGVVEYPDGGRYAVAVFTRTARTSALLPAADAVIGTAARLAVDALRAP encoded by the coding sequence GTGACCGACGCCCTCGCCCGCATCCACGCGGCCTTCGCCGACGCCGGGGTCACCGGCCGGCTGCACGCCGTCGACATCGACACCGGCGCGCAGCTCGACGCCGGCGCGGACCAGCCGGTGTGCACCGCCAGCGTCCACAAGCTGTGTCTGCTCGTCGCGCTGCACGAGCGGGCCGCGCAGGGGGCCCTGGACCTCACCGAGCAGGTGGACTGCCCGCCGGAGGGCCGCACCACCGGCCCGACGGGGCTCGCCGCCATGCTCGACGGCGCCCGGCTGTCCCTGCGGGACCTCGCGTACCTGATGATGTCCGTCAGCGACAACGCCGCCGCCGACCTGCTGCTGGGGCGCGTGGGTCTCGACGCCGTCAACCGCACCACGGCCCGGCTCGGCCTCACCCGCACCCGCGCCGTCCACACCTTCGGCGAACTCCTCGCCACCATCAAGGAGGACGCCGGGCCCGGTGGCGCCGGGGCGCTCGCCGACCCGCACGTCGTCACCCGGCTCCGCGCGCTCGACCCGGCCCGCACCAACCGCAGCACCCCGCGCGACATGACCCGGCTGCTCGCCGCCGTCTGGCGCGACGAGGCCTGCCCGCCGGAGCACGGCGCGGCCATCCGCCGCCTGCTGGGGCTGCAGGTGTGGCCCCACCGCATGGCCTCCGGCTTCCCCTTCGACGACGTCCACGTCGCGGGCAAGACGGGCAGCCTGCCGACCGTGCGCAACGAGGTCGGCGTCGTCGAGTACCCCGACGGGGGTCGCTACGCCGTCGCCGTCTTCACGCGCACGGCCCGCACCTCCGCGCTGCTGCCCGCCGCCGACGCCGTCATCGGCACGGCGGCGCGCCTGGCCGTGGACGCCCTGCGCGCTCCCTGA
- a CDS encoding penicillin-binding transpeptidase domain-containing protein — MDTHADHTRVTTGAPGPRRRAPRAVIAGAVALAAVAGGAYAAGLGPFERDTGPDPAAGKQARAFLADWAAGRMPSAAGRTTSPGTAERVLDSFTAGLDIDEPQLTAGSAAEAGDGRVTVPFTARMPVTGLGTWTYKSELPLREQGDGTWKVDWTLSLVHPRLSDTEKFRLDREETRPPEVTDRQGTRMSGDAYPSLAPLMTRLGGGDGAGSGGRGAIHLVDRATGKVERTEARFGARTVRDDGPVRTTLDADWQSAAERALAAHADGKNAALVALRIDDGEILAVANSPSSGFNRALSGTYAPGSTWKIVTSSALLIGDAVAPDDVVDCPKYLTVGKRFQNVELSEHPGATFRKDFTESCNTAFISLRDRLDDGELGDVARTHFGVGQEWHIGAPSYDGSVPVPKDETEKAASMIGQGRVQANPLIMASVTATAVSGTFRQPSLVDGTEDTTETTPLPKGVVTQLREMLRATVTDGTARILADLPGEIGAKTGTAEVSEEQDNNGWLVAHRGNVAVACVVEEGVTGGGSAGPAVRALLAAVPGDPE; from the coding sequence ATGGACACTCATGCCGACCACACGCGCGTCACCACCGGCGCACCGGGGCCGCGCCGCCGGGCCCCGCGGGCCGTCATCGCCGGGGCGGTGGCGCTGGCCGCCGTCGCGGGCGGGGCGTACGCGGCGGGTCTCGGGCCCTTCGAGCGGGACACCGGGCCCGATCCGGCGGCCGGGAAACAGGCCCGCGCGTTCCTCGCCGACTGGGCCGCCGGCCGTATGCCGAGCGCGGCGGGCCGTACGACCAGCCCGGGCACGGCCGAGCGCGTGCTGGACAGCTTCACCGCCGGGCTCGACATCGACGAGCCCCAGCTCACGGCAGGATCCGCGGCCGAGGCCGGGGACGGCAGGGTCACCGTCCCGTTCACCGCCAGGATGCCCGTCACCGGCCTCGGCACCTGGACGTACAAGTCGGAGCTGCCGCTGCGCGAGCAGGGCGACGGCACCTGGAAGGTGGACTGGACGCTGTCCCTCGTCCACCCGCGCCTGAGCGACACCGAGAAGTTCCGCCTGGACCGCGAGGAGACGAGGCCCCCCGAGGTCACCGACCGGCAGGGCACGCGCATGTCCGGCGACGCGTATCCCTCCCTCGCGCCTCTGATGACCCGGCTCGGCGGGGGCGACGGCGCCGGTTCGGGCGGGCGCGGCGCGATCCACCTGGTCGACCGGGCCACCGGGAAGGTGGAGCGCACGGAGGCCCGGTTCGGCGCGCGGACCGTCCGGGACGACGGCCCCGTTCGCACGACCCTCGACGCCGACTGGCAGTCCGCCGCGGAGCGGGCCCTCGCCGCCCACGCCGACGGCAAGAACGCCGCGCTGGTCGCGCTGCGCATCGACGACGGCGAGATCCTGGCCGTGGCCAACTCCCCGTCGTCCGGCTTCAACCGCGCCCTGTCCGGCACCTACGCGCCCGGCTCCACCTGGAAGATCGTCACCAGCAGCGCCCTGCTGATCGGGGACGCCGTCGCGCCGGACGACGTCGTGGACTGCCCCAAGTACCTCACGGTGGGCAAGCGGTTCCAGAACGTGGAGCTGTCCGAGCATCCGGGCGCCACCTTCCGCAAGGACTTCACCGAGTCGTGCAACACCGCCTTCATCAGCCTGCGCGACCGGCTCGACGACGGGGAGCTGGGCGACGTGGCCCGCACCCACTTCGGCGTGGGCCAGGAATGGCACATCGGGGCTCCCTCGTACGACGGTTCGGTGCCGGTGCCGAAGGACGAGACGGAGAAGGCCGCCTCGATGATCGGGCAGGGCCGGGTGCAGGCCAACCCGCTGATCATGGCGTCCGTCACCGCGACGGCCGTCTCCGGCACCTTCCGCCAGCCCTCGCTCGTCGACGGCACCGAGGACACGACCGAGACGACGCCGCTGCCGAAGGGCGTCGTCACGCAGCTGCGCGAGATGCTGCGGGCCACCGTCACCGACGGCACCGCGCGGATCCTCGCCGACCTGCCCGGCGAGATCGGCGCCAAGACCGGCACCGCCGAGGTGTCCGAGGAGCAGGACAACAACGGCTGGCTCGTCGCCCACCGCGGCAACGTCGCCGTGGCCTGCGTCGTCGAGGAGGGCGTCACCGGCGGCGGCTCGGCCGGACCGGCCGTCCGCGCCCTGCTGGCGGCCGTGCCCGGCGATCCCGAGTGA
- a CDS encoding class F sortase, with translation MTAFSRRAVSRRAFTAGALASLVTACGGGPATDGGAATDGGASRTAPPPVAAGRRRSVARPVPVRLLIPAIGVDTPVIRLGLAEDGTMEVPPVTADDRAGWYRHSPPPGRTGPSVILGHVTVGRYGDGVFRHLARLRRGDLVVARLENGTAPEFAVTAVRTVPKDDFPADDVYGNVDRPELRLITCGGARTGDGYADNVIVSAALRGAGSPTPGER, from the coding sequence ATGACCGCGTTCTCCAGGCGCGCGGTGTCCAGGCGCGCGTTCACGGCCGGGGCCCTGGCCTCCCTGGTGACGGCCTGCGGCGGCGGCCCCGCGACGGACGGGGGCGCCGCGACGGACGGGGGCGCCTCCCGCACGGCACCGCCGCCGGTCGCGGCCGGACGCAGGCGCTCCGTGGCCCGACCGGTCCCGGTCCGGTTGCTGATCCCGGCGATCGGCGTCGACACCCCGGTGATCCGGCTGGGGCTCGCCGAGGACGGCACGATGGAGGTGCCGCCGGTCACGGCCGACGACCGGGCGGGCTGGTACCGGCACTCGCCGCCGCCCGGCCGGACCGGCCCGTCGGTGATCCTCGGCCATGTCACGGTCGGCCGGTACGGCGACGGCGTCTTCCGCCACCTGGCCCGGCTGCGCCGTGGCGACCTCGTCGTGGCGCGCCTGGAGAACGGCACGGCGCCGGAGTTCGCCGTCACGGCCGTCCGCACGGTCCCGAAGGACGACTTCCCGGCGGACGACGTCTACGGGAACGTGGACCGTCCGGAGCTGCGGCTGATCACGTGCGGCGGAGCGCGGACCGGTGACGGCTACGCGGACAACGTGATCGTGTCCGCCGCGCTGCGCGGCGCCGGGTCCCCCACCCCTGGAGAGCGTTGA
- a CDS encoding cytochrome c oxidase assembly protein, which yields MSGYLPEPTVGRLLGSWRWDVPALVLVVVLGGLYVWGVARVRGRGGTWPLGRLAAFVVLGLGTVVVATMSGLAVYDHELFWPAAVQNVGLDLLAPLGLALGDPLRLAVEALPEGGAARVRRVLTGRLVRALTFPLVSTVVVLATELSVYFTPYFATALRVGWLHELMYLHLLAAGCLFVLPVLTREQALPAWCTHPVRAALVFLDGVVDAVPGLVVMTHGTLIAGAWYLHHAPPWSPDVHHDQQLGGGAMLGISELVALPFLLTVLAQWMRAERAQTAALDARLDGELAPAVRAADAAGAPELVRPWWETEAGEVAERVRRQGTGG from the coding sequence GTGAGCGGATATCTGCCGGAGCCGACCGTCGGGCGGCTGCTGGGATCGTGGCGGTGGGACGTCCCCGCGCTGGTGCTGGTCGTGGTGCTGGGCGGGCTCTACGTGTGGGGCGTCGCGCGGGTGCGCGGGCGGGGCGGGACCTGGCCGCTCGGGCGGCTCGCCGCCTTCGTGGTGCTCGGGCTGGGGACCGTCGTCGTGGCCACGATGTCCGGGCTGGCCGTCTACGACCACGAGCTGTTCTGGCCCGCCGCCGTGCAGAACGTCGGGCTCGACCTGCTCGCGCCGCTGGGACTCGCCCTCGGCGACCCGCTGCGGCTCGCCGTCGAGGCGCTGCCCGAGGGCGGTGCGGCGCGGGTGCGGCGGGTGCTGACCGGCCGTCTGGTCAGGGCCCTGACGTTCCCCCTGGTCAGTACGGTCGTGGTGCTGGCCACGGAGCTGTCCGTCTACTTCACGCCGTACTTCGCCACCGCCCTGCGCGTGGGCTGGCTGCACGAGCTGATGTACCTGCACCTGCTGGCGGCCGGCTGCCTCTTCGTCCTCCCGGTGCTCACCCGCGAGCAGGCCCTGCCCGCCTGGTGCACCCACCCCGTCCGGGCGGCCCTGGTCTTCCTGGACGGCGTCGTCGACGCGGTCCCGGGGCTGGTGGTCATGACGCACGGCACGCTGATCGCGGGCGCCTGGTACCTGCACCACGCGCCGCCCTGGTCCCCCGACGTCCACCACGACCAGCAGCTCGGCGGCGGCGCCATGCTGGGCATCTCCGAACTGGTCGCGCTGCCCTTCCTGTTGACGGTCCTCGCCCAGTGGATGCGGGCCGAGCGCGCCCAGACGGCCGCACTGGACGCCCGTCTGGACGGCGAACTCGCCCCGGCCGTGCGGGCGGCCGACGCGGCGGGGGCACCCGAGCTGGTCCGGCCGTGGTGGGAGACCGAGGCGGGCGAGGTGGCGGAACGGGTGCGGCGGCAGGGGACGGGTGGCTGA
- a CDS encoding RNA polymerase sigma factor — MKRSREKAASELFAALYPRLAGWCRRLVDDDETAHEIASEAFTRLWARWTKVEEPRGFLYVTAANLVRDHWRKLERERRVLHRVTSEAAVRPHPEQADPSVRLLVRSLPERLRVPILLHYYADMPIREVAVLTGRKEGTVKADLHAARELLRVHLRRSLDHTP, encoded by the coding sequence TTGAAACGGTCCCGTGAGAAGGCCGCGTCCGAGCTGTTCGCCGCCCTCTACCCGCGCCTGGCCGGCTGGTGCCGCCGGCTCGTCGACGACGACGAGACGGCGCACGAGATCGCCTCGGAGGCGTTCACCCGTCTCTGGGCCCGCTGGACGAAGGTGGAGGAGCCCCGCGGCTTCCTCTACGTCACCGCGGCCAACCTCGTCCGGGACCACTGGCGCAAACTGGAGCGCGAGCGCCGGGTCCTGCACCGCGTCACCTCGGAGGCCGCCGTACGCCCGCACCCCGAGCAGGCCGACCCGTCGGTGCGGCTGCTCGTGCGGTCGCTGCCGGAGCGACTGCGCGTCCCGATCCTCCTCCACTACTACGCTGACATGCCGATCCGGGAGGTGGCCGTGCTGACCGGGCGCAAGGAGGGAACCGTCAAGGCCGACCTGCACGCGGCCCGGGAACTGCTCCGCGTCCACCTGAGGAGAAGCCTTGACCACACGCCTTGA
- a CDS encoding VWA-like domain-containing protein, whose protein sequence is MTTAETGTTGALDRGKLFAARLHAARARPYLATALFALHVVESRRVPTMGVDRHWRCYVSPVFVDRTPVEELAGVWVHEVSHLLRDHHGRSDRVARERELHGPGERLRMNIAADFEINDDVYGDGLARPEGAVEPGLLGLSEGELMEDYLRQFSIGPRMEDLAWLDCGSGADGLDREWELGPDGAHGLSEQERDAVRFRVAQGITGRPGSAPQGWRRWAEEAFHPPQPWRELLGAAVRSAASGPGAGEDYTYGRPARRSTAVPGTVLPSLRRRPPRVSVIIDTSGSVSDAELGSALLEVAAIARAVGGRRDLVTVVPCDASAGFARRLCRAEGIPLTGGGGTDLRAGFTRALRSRPAPDVIVALTDGQTPWPSTRPPCRTVVGLFPRRRTGHSYDESDPEYVPDTPPPWARVVDIGS, encoded by the coding sequence ATGACGACGGCGGAGACCGGCACGACCGGGGCCCTCGACCGCGGCAAGCTCTTCGCCGCCCGCCTGCACGCCGCCCGGGCGCGCCCCTACCTGGCGACGGCCCTGTTCGCCCTGCACGTCGTCGAGTCGCGGCGGGTGCCCACGATGGGCGTCGACCGGCACTGGCGCTGCTACGTCTCACCGGTGTTCGTCGACCGCACGCCCGTCGAGGAACTGGCCGGCGTGTGGGTGCACGAGGTCTCCCACCTCCTGCGCGACCACCACGGACGCAGCGACCGCGTCGCCCGGGAGCGCGAGCTGCACGGCCCGGGGGAGCGGCTGCGGATGAACATCGCCGCCGACTTCGAGATCAACGACGACGTCTACGGCGACGGCCTCGCCCGCCCCGAGGGAGCCGTCGAGCCGGGCCTGCTGGGCCTGTCCGAGGGCGAGTTGATGGAGGACTACCTCCGGCAGTTCAGCATCGGCCCGCGTATGGAGGACCTGGCCTGGCTGGACTGCGGCAGCGGCGCCGACGGCCTGGACCGGGAGTGGGAGCTGGGCCCGGACGGCGCGCACGGCCTGAGCGAGCAGGAGCGGGACGCGGTCCGCTTCCGGGTGGCGCAGGGCATCACGGGCCGACCCGGCAGCGCCCCGCAGGGCTGGCGCCGCTGGGCCGAGGAGGCCTTCCACCCGCCCCAGCCGTGGCGGGAACTGCTGGGCGCGGCGGTCCGCTCGGCGGCGTCCGGCCCCGGCGCGGGCGAGGACTACACCTACGGCCGCCCGGCCCGCCGCTCCACCGCCGTACCCGGCACGGTCCTCCCCAGCCTGCGCCGCCGCCCGCCCCGCGTCTCCGTCATCATCGACACCTCCGGCTCGGTCAGCGACGCCGAACTCGGCAGCGCGCTCCTCGAAGTCGCCGCCATCGCCCGGGCCGTGGGCGGCCGCCGCGACCTGGTCACCGTGGTGCCCTGCGACGCCTCGGCGGGATTCGCGCGCCGCCTGTGCCGCGCCGAGGGCATCCCGCTGACGGGCGGCGGCGGCACGGACCTGCGCGCCGGCTTCACCCGCGCACTGCGCTCCCGCCCGGCCCCGGACGTCATCGTGGCCCTCACCGACGGCCAGACCCCCTGGCCGTCCACCCGCCCGCCCTGCCGGACGGTGGTGGGCCTGTTCCCCCGCCGCCGCACAGGCCACTCCTACGACGAGTCCGATCCCGAGTACGTCCCCGACACGCCACCGCCGTGGGCCCGCGTGGTGGACATCGGCTCATGA
- a CDS encoding TerB family tellurite resistance protein, translated as MAVWDRLKDQAKALQQGQAGRGATTGGHSGGPSGGTRSGGGSKAQLVGLLKTQLGSLKNELKSGAYRDASMAVCALVAAADGQVDPAERQQVESMILSNDVLQNFPPEQLRQRFNKHVDQLTHNFQHGKAEAMQEIAKAAKKPTEARAVIQTGMVIAGADGHFSQAEAAVLREACAALGVNPAEFQL; from the coding sequence ATGGCAGTGTGGGACCGGCTCAAGGACCAGGCCAAGGCTCTCCAGCAGGGTCAGGCCGGGCGAGGCGCGACGACCGGCGGGCACAGCGGCGGACCCAGCGGCGGGACGCGGTCCGGCGGCGGCAGCAAGGCGCAGCTGGTCGGCCTGCTGAAGACGCAGCTCGGCTCGCTGAAGAACGAGTTGAAGAGCGGTGCCTACCGGGACGCGAGCATGGCGGTGTGCGCCCTGGTCGCGGCGGCCGACGGCCAGGTGGACCCGGCCGAGCGGCAGCAGGTCGAGTCGATGATCCTGAGCAACGACGTCCTGCAGAACTTCCCGCCGGAGCAGCTGCGCCAGCGTTTCAACAAGCACGTGGACCAGCTGACCCACAACTTCCAGCACGGCAAGGCCGAGGCGATGCAGGAGATCGCCAAGGCCGCCAAGAAGCCGACCGAGGCCCGGGCGGTGATCCAGACCGGCATGGTCATCGCCGGTGCCGACGGCCACTTCTCCCAGGCCGAGGCGGCGGTCCTGCGCGAGGCCTGCGCGGCGCTGGGGGTGAATCCCGCCGAGTTCCAGCTCTGA